In Crinalium epipsammum PCC 9333, the following are encoded in one genomic region:
- a CDS encoding DUF29 domain-containing protein → MNSATHDNDFYAWTQEQAHLLKTGQLHQIDWQNIAEEIEDMGRSEKRQLESRLEVLIMHLLKWQFQPNLRSRRWQLTIKEQRLRLEKLLQENPSLQSNLCEVIEKVYPLAALSAERETGLSLFPETCLYNLTEILSSEFFPG, encoded by the coding sequence ATGAACTCAGCTACCCATGATAATGACTTTTATGCTTGGACACAAGAGCAAGCACATTTATTAAAAACAGGGCAACTACATCAAATAGATTGGCAGAATATTGCTGAAGAAATAGAAGACATGGGACGCTCTGAAAAAAGACAATTAGAAAGTAGATTAGAAGTTTTGATTATGCACTTATTAAAATGGCAGTTTCAGCCTAATTTACGTTCCCGTCGTTGGCAATTAACCATCAAAGAGCAACGCCTGCGCTTAGAAAAACTACTGCAAGAAAATCCTAGTCTACAATCGAATCTTTGCGAAGTTATAGAAAAAGTTTATCCTCTAGCTGCCCTGAGCGCAGAAAGAGAAACCGGATTATCTTTATTTCCTGAAACTTGCCTATATAACTTAACAGAAATTTTATCATCAGAATTTTTCCCCGGGTAA
- a CDS encoding carbohydrate kinase family protein yields MSNRVLCLGEILFDCLADQVGLPLDQVKSWTPYPGGAPANVACALVKLGTNAGFIGCVGADQPGDSLVQVLQEVGVDTTGVQRHQTAPTRQVYVLRSEAGDREFAGFGDKDTTEFADAFLQGNHLPEGIFETADFLVLGTLELAYPETRGAIAKALKLAEQYDVKILLDVNWRPMFWTNPDEAKPLIQELFKRVDFLKLSEEEAEWLFDTTDAGAITYRLNSLEGVLVTAGEKGCGYCLSENEGHVSSFDIDVVDTTGAGDAFVAGFLHQLCKLGIKSLTDGETAKNIVTYANAVGALTTMKPGAIASQPTAAEVETFLSQQQNVTK; encoded by the coding sequence ATGTCTAATCGTGTTTTGTGTCTCGGTGAGATTTTATTTGATTGTCTAGCGGATCAAGTAGGACTCCCTCTAGATCAAGTAAAATCATGGACTCCCTACCCAGGGGGAGCGCCTGCAAATGTTGCTTGTGCTTTAGTTAAGTTAGGTACTAATGCTGGGTTTATTGGCTGCGTAGGGGCTGATCAACCAGGAGATTCGTTAGTACAAGTGTTACAGGAGGTGGGTGTTGATACTACTGGGGTACAACGTCATCAGACTGCGCCAACTCGACAAGTTTATGTGCTGAGATCGGAAGCAGGCGATCGCGAATTCGCGGGTTTTGGTGACAAAGATACGACAGAATTTGCTGATGCTTTTTTGCAAGGTAATCATCTACCAGAAGGCATATTTGAAACTGCTGATTTTTTAGTTTTGGGAACTCTGGAATTAGCTTACCCAGAAACAAGAGGTGCGATCGCCAAAGCGTTGAAATTAGCAGAACAATATGATGTCAAAATTTTGCTAGATGTGAATTGGCGACCGATGTTTTGGACTAACCCTGATGAAGCAAAACCATTAATTCAAGAATTATTTAAGCGCGTTGATTTTCTGAAGCTTTCTGAAGAAGAAGCTGAGTGGTTATTTGATACAACTGATGCAGGTGCTATTACTTATCGGCTTAATTCTTTAGAAGGTGTTTTAGTTACTGCGGGTGAAAAAGGTTGCGGTTACTGTCTATCAGAAAATGAAGGTCATGTGTCTTCATTTGATATAGATGTAGTTGATACAACTGGCGCTGGCGATGCTTTTGTTGCTGGTTTTTTACATCAATTATGCAAACTCGGTATTAAGAGTTTAACTGATGGCGAAACTGCCAAAAATATTGTTACATACGCGAATGCAGTAGGGGCTTTAACAACAATGAAACCAGGTGCGATCGCATCTCAACCTACAGCAGCAGAAGTCGAAACTTTTCTATCTCAGCAACAAAATGTTACTAAATAG
- a CDS encoding DUF262 domain-containing protein encodes MKEILGDAKTIRQLLSGNKYSIDYYQREYKWETKQIQELLQDITGKFLYDFDITHERQAVENYGHYFLGSIIISQKEAKKFIIDGQQRLTTLSLLLIFLHNLQKERPHQVKIDDLIFSEKFSQKSFNLDVEERNSCMEALFNQIPFDDIDKPESVKNIIARYQDIKENFPEDLTGNALPYFIDWLIENVNIVEITAYSDEDAYIIFETMNDRGLSLTPTDMLKGFFVANINDEAKREQINQLWKQRVNALMELGKEEEVDAIKTWLRSQYAQTIRERKKGAVPGDFERIGTEFHRWVRDYRDKIGLNNSAEFVRFIERDFAFYTRQYLQLRKASISLKAGLEEVFYNAQYNFTLQYPLLLAPLNPDDDPQVVNRKIRLVASFLDILLARRLWNFQNITYDTMQYAMFVVMRDIQGKNPTELAVILLQKLVAQAEVFASNDRLRLYQQNSNAIKQFLARITDHVERQSGLDSHYKEYRSRGKNRYDIEHIWANKFERHSDEFSSKEDFLEYRNRIGGLLLLPRSFNASYGDLPYTEKLPHYYGQNILAQSLNPQCYDHNPEFLAYKKRSNLPFQPHEEFKKADLEARQKLYQKIAEEIWNPERLIRLIES; translated from the coding sequence ATGAAAGAGATTCTGGGAGATGCTAAAACAATTCGTCAACTTTTAAGCGGTAATAAATACTCTATTGACTATTACCAAAGGGAGTATAAATGGGAAACTAAACAAATTCAAGAGCTTTTACAAGATATAACAGGTAAATTTTTATATGATTTTGATATAACTCACGAACGTCAAGCTGTTGAGAACTACGGGCATTACTTCTTAGGTTCAATTATTATTAGCCAGAAGGAAGCTAAGAAATTTATTATTGACGGACAGCAAAGGCTGACTACTTTATCTCTACTGCTGATTTTTCTACATAACTTACAAAAAGAACGCCCTCATCAAGTTAAAATTGACGATTTAATATTTTCAGAAAAATTTTCTCAAAAATCCTTTAACCTGGATGTTGAAGAGCGAAATTCTTGTATGGAAGCACTCTTTAACCAAATTCCTTTTGATGATATAGATAAACCGGAATCAGTAAAGAATATTATTGCTCGTTATCAAGATATTAAAGAAAATTTTCCTGAAGATTTAACGGGAAATGCTTTACCCTACTTTATTGATTGGCTAATAGAGAACGTTAATATCGTTGAAATTACAGCTTACTCGGATGAGGATGCTTATATTATTTTTGAAACAATGAACGACCGAGGGCTATCTCTGACACCAACAGATATGCTCAAGGGATTCTTTGTGGCAAATATCAACGATGAAGCCAAGAGGGAACAAATAAATCAGCTTTGGAAACAACGAGTAAATGCTTTGATGGAATTGGGCAAAGAAGAAGAAGTTGATGCCATTAAAACTTGGCTTCGCAGTCAGTACGCCCAAACAATTCGGGAACGCAAAAAAGGTGCTGTTCCTGGTGACTTTGAGCGCATCGGTACTGAATTTCATCGGTGGGTACGCGACTATCGGGATAAAATTGGACTCAATAATAGTGCTGAATTTGTGCGCTTTATTGAGCGAGATTTTGCATTTTATACCCGTCAGTATCTTCAGTTGCGAAAAGCATCAATATCTTTGAAAGCAGGGTTAGAAGAAGTTTTTTATAATGCCCAGTATAATTTTACTCTGCAATATCCTTTATTACTTGCACCTCTAAATCCTGATGATGATCCCCAAGTTGTTAATCGGAAAATTCGTTTAGTGGCAAGTTTTCTCGATATTCTTCTTGCCCGTAGGTTATGGAACTTCCAGAACATTACTTACGACACGATGCAGTATGCCATGTTTGTAGTTATGCGGGATATTCAGGGAAAAAACCCTACCGAACTCGCTGTTATTTTGCTTCAAAAGTTAGTTGCACAAGCAGAAGTATTTGCTTCTAATGACAGACTGCGATTGTATCAGCAAAACTCTAATGCTATTAAGCAGTTTCTCGCCCGAATAACAGACCATGTGGAAAGGCAATCGGGGCTAGATTCGCATTATAAGGAATACAGATCTCGTGGGAAGAATCGCTACGACATAGAGCATATTTGGGCAAATAAGTTTGAACGTCATTCCGATGAGTTTTCTAGTAAGGAAGATTTTTTAGAGTATCGCAACCGTATTGGGGGTTTGTTGTTGCTACCAAGGTCTTTTAACGCTAGTTATGGTGATTTGCCTTACACTGAAAAATTGCCCCATTATTACGGTCAGAATATTTTAGCTCAATCCCTAAATCCTCAATGTTACGACCATAACCCAGAGTTTTTGGCATATAAGAAACGGAGTAATTTACCTTTTCAGCCGCATGAGGAATTTAAAAAGGCAGATTTGGAGGCACGGCAGAAGCTTTATCAGAAGATTGCTGAGGAAATTTGGAATCCAGAACGTCTGATAAGATTAATTGAATCTTAA
- a CDS encoding class I SAM-dependent methyltransferase has translation MLLNSNSVLCKIITDQIAQAPNHQINFAEYMDLVLYHPQHGYYAANATNIGAQGDFVTSPHFGTDFGELLAEQFVEMWEILGNPPSFQLVEMGAGQGLIATDVLRYLHRQHPNFFNSLEYIIVEKAAAMITQQQQFLQRALPNLELPVRWSTFEEISDNSIVGCCFSNELVDALPVNQIALKKGQLKEIYVTTPSLDKSGEARGSSEFVEVTDELSTPQLSEYFELVGINLFSGNYQDGYRSEVNLAALDWLKTISNKLQQGYLLTIDYGYTATRYYNPQRYQGTLQCYYQHAHHNDPYINIGYQDITAHVDFTALERQGELCGLHKVGFTQQGLFLMALGLGDRISAISTSSVTDTQGIQQILQRRDALHQLINPMGLGKFGVLIQSKWLTEDHQRQLKGLSMPSM, from the coding sequence ATGTTACTAAATAGCAATTCTGTTCTGTGTAAAATAATTACCGATCAAATTGCACAAGCACCAAATCATCAAATAAATTTTGCAGAGTACATGGATTTGGTGCTGTATCATCCCCAGCATGGTTATTATGCTGCTAATGCTACTAACATTGGGGCGCAAGGGGATTTTGTTACCTCTCCCCATTTTGGTACTGATTTCGGTGAGTTATTAGCAGAACAATTTGTCGAAATGTGGGAGATTTTAGGAAATCCTCCTTCGTTTCAGTTAGTAGAAATGGGCGCAGGACAAGGTTTGATAGCAACTGATGTCTTGCGCTATCTCCATCGACAGCATCCCAATTTTTTTAACTCGTTAGAATACATCATTGTTGAAAAAGCAGCAGCAATGATTACTCAACAACAGCAGTTTTTGCAAAGAGCATTACCTAATTTAGAATTACCTGTAAGGTGGTCTACTTTTGAAGAAATTTCAGATAATTCGATAGTCGGTTGTTGTTTTTCTAATGAGTTAGTAGATGCTTTACCCGTAAATCAAATTGCGCTGAAAAAAGGTCAGCTAAAGGAAATTTATGTAACCACACCCTCCCTTGATAAAAGTGGGGAAGCCAGAGGGAGTAGTGAATTTGTAGAGGTAACTGATGAACTTTCGACACCGCAACTATCTGAGTATTTTGAGTTAGTTGGAATTAATTTATTTAGCGGTAATTATCAGGATGGATACCGTAGTGAGGTAAATTTAGCAGCTTTGGACTGGCTAAAAACAATATCCAATAAACTACAGCAGGGTTATCTGCTAACAATTGACTATGGTTACACAGCAACTCGATATTACAACCCTCAACGTTATCAGGGAACTTTGCAGTGTTACTATCAACACGCCCATCATAATGATCCCTATATCAATATTGGATATCAAGATATTACTGCCCATGTAGACTTTACCGCCTTAGAACGTCAGGGGGAATTGTGCGGTTTACACAAGGTAGGATTTACTCAGCAGGGGTTATTTTTAATGGCGTTAGGGTTAGGCGATCGCATTTCCGCTATATCTACTAGCAGCGTTACTGATACTCAAGGTATCCAACAAATTTTACAGCGCCGTGATGCTTTACACCAACTAATTAATCCAATGGGGTTGGGGAAGTTTGGCGTTTTAATTCAAAGTAAGTGGTTAACTGAAGATCATCAGCGACAACTAAAAGGTTTGAGTATGCCTAGTATGTGA